The DNA segment gtaggttgccatttccttctccgatgcatgaaagtgaaaagtaaaagtgaagtcgctcagtcacgtccaactctttgcgaccccatggactgcagcctatcaggctcctccatccatgggacttcccaggcaagagtactggagtggggtgccattgccttctccaacattctCTTCTACTCTACCAGTTAAGGTTTCTCCAAAGACCTCAAACTCTCCAGCGTAGGCTGTTCTCCTTTAAACTTTGAAATGGGTTTTcaaagcatttctttttcctaCCTTCAAGATCAAACTCCCATAAAGTCAGTTGCTTTCTGCCTGTCCTGCCTTTAAATCCTCCCCAAAGCAAGTGGAGGCCATCCAGTGACAACTCAGAGAGCCTTGATGACCTGAGTTTGAGGTGGCTGGCAATTAGAATATAAAACTGAGAATAGGTTGGTACAACAATAGGGCTTTAGAATCTCCTCTATAAATCTCCCATATTTTAGTTTTATACCAGATTATGAAATTTATATTATTCAGTGTGACGACTAAAGCCATCTAACCCTGCTGCAGTTATGGTGGAACAGATAACAGGCTTTAGGGGGACACAACCAGTCATTTAACAAACCATGATTCCTCAACCTAATTTTGTCATTGACTTTTAAAGTGGACTTTTGAAAAGCCCTTTATCTTTACTCACTACCCCCACTACAGACATAACATGTTGGAAAgggctctccaggcaggaacattgGGGTCTGACTCTGTTCCGCCCAATACTAAAACTATGTGGCCTTGACCGAGTTTCTACTTCTGAACCTCAGCTTCCCCACTGATAAACTGGAGACAATCCTACCTAATTTCATGATACCTTATAATTCTCACAAATAACCTTGCATGGAAGTTGTACATAGGTACTTTACTTTCTTCCagttattctttcttttaaaaaagtagattATTAGAGCCTAAAAGCATGTAACAAACTACCTTTGTAAATTTGAAATTGTGTGTTGACAAGACAATGTAAATCTACAATTACAAAAACAGCAAGTGAAGTAATTGTATTCTTGAGTTGGTGGGATGACCATAAATGATTAAAGAAGGAAATACTTGGAGAGGACACAGACATGCTGGTTGGGGACTTTGAAACAGGGAAATCTTGGAAGGTAGTAGGCTATAAAGTTGCCCAGGGGACCTAGAGTCCAACCTACCCCACAGCCACTGTCTTTCCCCTGAAGAAGACTGAAAGAATTAATTAGTATCTATAACCAGCTTTATGTCGGTCAAGAACAAACTTCTCCCTGGGCTCTGTTCAGATCAGGCCAGATGATCATGGATGACttaaaaaattccatttattGACCTCTAAATATAATAAAACTAAGTGTTCTGCACAAGTATTTTAAGAGGACTTCAAGTTTGTTTCCACTGCTATGTTCACTGAAGTcagttctcttttgtttctgtagcCTCTGTATCTGTTTTCTGAGCTGCTAAGAGGACTTCTCGTGCCCGTTTCCGTCGCAGCCTCTCAGCATTTGTGATCACCATCGGGTGCAGAGGGAAAAAGCCAGAAAGACCTAAAAGTAACAGGATTTTCATTCATTATAACAATACAAACTAATGTTTACCTGGGAACTTAGTCTCACTGAACTGAAGTCTAGCGGAGATTTGATCCAAGCCAAGATTGAAAACAAATTCCTCACTTGCCAAAATGTTTTTACCTCTTCCCCCAGCTCCCTTCCTTCCATTTACTGCAAGGTCACAATGGATGTTGTCTACTTCTTAACACTATTTTCCTTACTTGAAAAAATGATCAACTGACAGTCATGCAAGACACAccattcccatttttttttttagcataaaatCTCAGTCATCCAAAAGGTCTCATGAAGTCTCTACAAAAGGAATCTCCAGATTTCAACTGGCAACTAGATCAATTTCAGTTCTCCCTCCAGTCCTGATTAGCCTGGAGATAGTGAAAATCATTCTTAATTCTCATCATCTTGGAAATGACTTCAATTTAAAATCCCCTCAAAGAGGTAAGCGTAGCTGAGTTACCCAGAAGCTTTTCCACAGGCTTTGACAGGTGGGCTCCACAGCCAATCCAATGCCGGATCCGGTCCAGGTTGAGAGCAACGAGTTTCTCCCCATGACTGTTGGGCATTGGATCATAGGAGCCCAGCTGCTCTACGAAACGGCCATCCCTGGGACACTTGTTGTGAGCAGCCACGATGCGGTAGAAAGGCCTGTTGGTACAGCCACCAAGCGCAAGGCGGATGGTTAAGTGGCCTCCACGATAGGCCTTGCAAAGGACAGTAGCTGTAGACAAATAAATGGTTAAGACACAAAAATCGAGTGCACAAAATGCAGAAAATGAAATGAGACAACCCCCTTCATCCACTGAaatgtccttgctgctgctgcttagtcgctttagtcgtgtccaactctgtacgaccctatggactgcagccagccaggctcctctgtccatgggattctctaggcagactattggagtgggttgcctgtgccctccaccagggtatcttcccgatctagaaatagaacccgggtctcctgcactgctggcagattctttacctctgagccaccagggaaacccaaaatgtCCTTCCTTTCAACCAATTCTTGTCAGTCTGACTCAGAAACCCTTTCTTTGTGAAACTCTTCTTAAACACTCCAGCTATACCCAACGCACTCAACACAGGCCTGCTATTTACTGTCTCTGGAACAAGCTGAAGCCCagctgcctcatctgtaaaatgaacacCATTTATCTCATAGGAGTTCAGCGAAAACTTTAAAAGCGAACAAGAAAACCACTGAGGGCAGAATCAAACGTGTGCAGTTTCAGGTCGGACTGTCTCTAGCTCGTCTAGGAGAGCGCAGCTCCAGTCAGTCCACACTCCCTCTTATCCCCACGACCGCCCGGAAGGTCTCCCGAGGCCCCCAGCACTCACTGAGCTGGACCATGGCGCAGCCGGCGGGCCCCGGGGCCTATGCGCCAGTTGCGACGCCTCGGAGCTTCCCGGAGCCGGAGCGAATCCGCTCTACGGCCTCCGGCTGCGCGGACAACCCACCAGAAGGCTCAACGCTGAAGAACCCCGGACTTCTACTCTCCGCCACTCCAGCCCAGGCACCTTGGTACCGGAAGCGAATGGTCCACTCGCCCCGCCTCTTCCGGTCCCGTCTCTGCACTTCCGTAACACAACACGGAGAGCTCTAAGGTGTCTTAACTGCCACGAAGAAGGAGCGGTACAACTTGGGAATGCTCTGCGAGCCGAGCCCGGTGGGATCTCCGGCCCTCACTGCCCTGTGGGTCTCTGTCCGAGTGAAGAATACTGGGAGAATCCCGGAAAgggatgaagtgaaagtgttattcactcagccatgtccgactctttgcgcgaCCCTATGCgtcgtagcccgccaggctcctgggtccatgggatttcccaggcaagaatactggagtgggttgtcattccttcctcaaggggatcttcctgacccaggaatcaaacccgggtcttacGTAttgcggcagattctttaccgctttgAGACCAGCAGAGAAGGCCACCATCCATCCTTCCAGCAAATGTTTTCCGAGCACCAGTTAGGGCCTAGGCGCAGTGCCAGAGAACGCAAAGATGAAAGAGGGCTGTCCTTGCCCCTAGGCAGCTGACAGTCGTGGCGGGAGGTGGCGGGGTGGGCGGTTGTGGGCCGGCGGGGAGAGACGGTGAGGTTACATCAGAGTACCTAGGGGTGGTCAGTACACAGTCCTGGGGTGAGCAGAAGAGATGGTGAACCTAGTAATTCCTCAGGAAGACTTCATAAAAGAGGTAGCATTAGGGCTGAGACTAGAGAAGAACTATAAATGAATGTAGAGTTGATTTTATCCTGTGTTTACCAATGTGCCTCTCACTTCCCctcctgtttttccatgtccctCTTATTCTCTGTgtcctcctttaaaaaataaagacaggaagCCTTTATCTTTGGTTTTGCTGTGCACTGATCCAAGAGGACAAGGGTGAGGTATGGTTCCTTTGTCATTTCTAGCCCTAGAATAACAGCCTCAATTGTGAGGAGTTTTATATCTGTTATAGAGTAATGGATCCTTCATGGAGCCCTTGTGATTTACATCCATGAAGATACTGTAAGCAAAGACCACTAGATTCAGCCCTTCTGTTCACTGTTAGATCTGGGCACAACTCATGTGCTCTTTGTCCTAATGCAGTGACCCAGCACAGCATTCTTCCTTTCCACCCACCTTAGAAAATGATGCCTTAATTCCTAAGTTCCAGTAAGTGAACCTGGTCACAGATCTTAGCAGTTGACTTCCTACAGGAGTAATTCTGATAAGctttcacctgaaactaataatgaACATACTATACcttacttatacacacacacacaaatagttaTATTCTTATGTATATCTCAGCATACCATAACTGATGAGTTCTGAgttttttatttagattttttttttattgccatcCAGTTAACTGTCAAACAGTGAAACATCCAGTAACAATAGCCATTCagtaaaacaatggaaataaatgaatgggtATCAGTTATATTGAtgatcctttctttctttatcccCAGTCTTTATTCTGGTAAAACATCCAGGGTTTAATTTCTCTCGGAAAGAAAGGGGCTCAGCATCCCATACAGAAAATTCTTCAGGTAGAAGGATGTCAGAAAGATGGATTTCCAAAGCCAACCGTCTCCTGAACCATGTGGAGCTCTGCAAGCAGATTCTCATCTTTCAATTTTAACTGTGTAAGAGGTAGAAGGGAAGAACACATACGTCACCCCTGACATAGCTATGTGGAGACTCCTTATTTGTGGGGCCACAGCTAAAGAACATAGTTCCTCAGGTTGGAATTGGCTCTTCCTATATTCTCTGTTTCATGGTAACTCCATTAAAAAGTCCTCAGAACATGTGCTGGTTACATGGAAGTGTTCACTTTACAAAAATTTACATGGTATGAATGCTCACAATTTgtgcatttttttgtgtgtaaaaaaaaaaagtttatttttaaaaaatttaccctAATACCCAAATATATTCTTGGCATGTGAGAGAcaggaataaaatacataggaatcaAAATCATTagatttgaatttaattttaaaatctcaatgTGTAATGGATACATCTAGTTGCCTACAaatccactctcttcttttactaacaaaatcttcatttcttttcagggcagcaatgtaGGCAACTAAAAAGCGACAGAGTTTCCCTTGCAGCTAGCAATAATTTCAGTTGTGATCAATGAAATATAAGCTAAAGTCACATCTCTTTACAGGGAGGTGAAATAGCTAGTGCGgcccttttgtcctttgcctgcTTTGATCTTTACTATACTTGAAATATGCATGTGATAGCTTGAGGTACAATGGCTGTCTTGCAACTATGAGGGCTGGGAACTTCATGTTATGACGggtgaaggagaaagaaagaggttgGGTTTCTGTTAACACTGTGGAGCTGTGGTACCAGTATGTTCTGGACTTTTCATtagatgagaaaaaataaaactcctAATTTGTTTAAGCCACTGGCTTCCAAGTCACATTATTTGCAATCATAACTGATAGACTAGACCAGGGATTCATAAGCAATAGCTCATGAGCCAAATCCAgcctgctgcctgtttttgtaagtaaAGTTTTATTCGAAATACAGCTGTGCTCATTTGTTTGCACATTGCCTGTAGCTGCTTTTGCACCTCAAGGGCACAGTGTGGTAGCTACCAGAGAGACCACGCGGCCCACAAATCCTGTTctgccctttacagaaaaatttgcTGACTGCTGGACTAGAAGAACACCTTCATTTTGTATGTGAGGATAATGAGGCCCGTGGAGGGTTAAAAAAAAGATCTCCCATGGTAATATGTGGGTTATGGCAAAGATGGTAAGAAAGTCCTCTAGAAAAATCTTCGTATCATGAAATGCTGTGAAGTCAAGTCCTGAATTAAGCCAGCACCTTCCTCCTAGCATTCCCAACAGCAGTATACTACAAATAGCAAAGGTATCTGCATCATACCTTCATCGTGTACTTGTAGGCCTGCTCAGCTTCCAGTTGCCGTCCAGCCTGAAAAAACAGCACAATTTAGTGATGATGACATAGCAGAGTCATCCAAAGGAGAAGGCACACTGCCGCCACTGCTGCCTAAAGCAGCAGACTCCACAGCCTCTTAAGAACCTCTGAATGAAGAGCGGAAGCAGGAAAATGAAAGGTGGTGGGAaaccagatagtaaatataatatatacttataaataaatatatatatattcctcctCCATTTCAAATAGCTGAAAGACaacttggccttttttttttttttccctgaaagcaCCATAAGTCATTTGTTCCTCTCAGTATTGAAGCTATTCTGTTAATATTAGTTAACACACATAGCAGCACTTGCTTTGTAGTTTACATTGTTTTAATCTCTTACACTTTTAAAGTGCTTTACTTTCATATATACCActattatttacatttatattgcATATTATTTACATGCCACTATTATTTATAATTCCCAGTTTACAGTTAGAGAAGTCTGGCACAGAGAAGATAAATAACTTGCCAGGGTTATGAAGCTAGTAAATGGGGGAGCCAGGTTTTAATacagcctggctccagagtccaagTTTTGAACTGCAAAAATTTATCCCATCTCAATGAACTGGAAGAAGCAGATACTGGCATTACTTGCATGTAGATCTGGATATGAAGGGAGAACACTACTTCTCCTAGTTATTTCTTGTATGAAGTACTCATGTAAGACTTAAATGAGAATAATATGACTTCACTAATAGACTTCActcagcatctgttggatcatcgaaaaagcatgaGAGAGAGTTCtcgaaaaacatctacttctgctttattgatgatgccaaacctttgacggtgtggatcacaacaaactatggaaaattctgaaagagatgggaataccagaccacctgacctgcctcctgagaaatcttatgcaggtcaagaagaaacagttagaactggacatggaacaacagactggttccagattgggaaaggaatatgtcaaggctgtatattgtcagttcaattcagttcagtcactcggttgtgtccaactctttgcaaccccatgaaccgcagcacacccgGCCAccttgtccaacaccaactcccggagcctacccaaactcatgtccattgagtcagtgatgcatccaaccacctcatcctctgtcatccccttcttcttctgccctcaatctttcccaacatcagggtcttttcaaatgagtcagctctttgcatcaggtagccaaagtactggagtttcagcttcaacatcagtccttccaatgaacacccaggactgatctcctttaggatggactggttggatctccttgcagtccaagggactctcaagagtcttctccaacaccacagttcaaaaccatcaattcttcgggcctcagctttcttcacagtccaactctcacatccatacatgaccactggaaaaaccacagccttgactagatggacctttgttggcaaagtaatgtctctgctttttaatattctgtctaggttggttgtaactttccttccaaggagtaagcgtcttttaatttcatggctgcaatcaccatctgcagtgattttggagccccagaaaataaagtctgacacggcttccactgtttccccatctatttgccatgaagtgatggaaccagatctatggtcttagttttctgaatgttgagctttaagccaactttttcactctcctctttca comes from the Bubalus kerabau isolate K-KA32 ecotype Philippines breed swamp buffalo chromosome 1, PCC_UOA_SB_1v2, whole genome shotgun sequence genome and includes:
- the MRPS16 gene encoding small ribosomal subunit protein bS16m, whose translation is MVQLTTVLCKAYRGGHLTIRLALGGCTNRPFYRIVAAHNKCPRDGRFVEQLGSYDPMPNSHGEKLVALNLDRIRHWIGCGAHLSKPVEKLLGLSGFFPLHPMVITNAERLRRKRAREVLLAAQKTDTEATETKEN